The following are from one region of the Nostoc cf. commune SO-36 genome:
- a CDS encoding HEAT repeat domain-containing protein codes for MDELQTIRAELQNSNPEIRELALDKIGTLKPDNALEIILPFLSDPDSEVRGTAACNLGDIVNSNSVPHLIELARIDSVEQVRSEALSALENYRDPEILKCLIDEVYQEKKSRRPRQIVAQQLQHYNNEQSIDALIILLLQDDDVYVRIFAADSLLVLNRPRLREVWKQALSDESSYIIEIANKALQDLQNSQKLRDVS; via the coding sequence ATGGATGAATTACAGACAATAAGAGCAGAATTGCAAAACTCAAACCCTGAGATTCGAGAGTTAGCACTCGATAAAATAGGAACTCTTAAACCTGATAATGCTCTAGAAATTATACTCCCATTTCTGTCTGATCCCGATTCAGAAGTACGTGGCACCGCAGCTTGTAATTTAGGAGATATTGTCAATAGTAATAGTGTGCCACATCTGATTGAGTTAGCAAGAATTGATTCTGTAGAGCAAGTGCGGAGTGAAGCTTTATCCGCTTTAGAAAATTATAGAGATCCAGAAATACTAAAATGTCTAATTGATGAGGTATACCAAGAAAAAAAATCAAGAAGACCTAGACAAATAGTAGCACAACAATTACAACACTACAATAACGAGCAGTCAATTGACGCATTAATTATTCTACTGCTTCAAGATGATGATGTTTATGTGCGGATTTTCGCGGCTGACTCGCTATTAGTACTAAATCGTCCTCGGCTGCGTGAAGTTTGGAAACAAGCTTTGTCAGATGAAAGCAGTTACATAATTGAAATAGCAAATAAAGCACTTCAAGATTTGCAAAACTCTCAGAAATTAAGAGACGTTAGCTGA
- a CDS encoding eCIS core domain-containing protein: MTERVSQSKKTTTGSFSIPALKQPTRGFGLDSPGASSQTTSLVQPLNKPLVHDISRISLRSQTKLTVNQPGDVYEQEADRVAGQVMQTMSEPVSKQSLQREELPEEEEELQMKSLAGSNISLQREELPEEEEELQMKSLAGSNISLQREELPEEEEELQMKSLAGSNISLQREELPEEEEELQMKSLAGSNISLQREELPEEEEELQMKSLAGSNISLQREELPEEEEELQMKSLAGSNISLQREELPEEEEELQMKSLAGSNISLQREELPEEEEELQMKSLAGSNISLQREELPEEEEELQMKSLAGSNISLQREELPEEEEELQMKSLAGSNISLQREELPEEEEELQMKSLAGSNISLQREELPEEEEELQMKSLTASPQTVTGIQPLNKPLTHDISRMSLRLQTRLTVNQPGDIYEQEADRVAGQVMQRMSQPGTRQSIQREALPEEEDQLQMKSLADSITPVVQRKGRGGTAATSELETSIQQARGNGQPLADDIKQPMEQAFGADFGTVRVHTDAQSDRLNQSIQARAFTTGQDVFFRQGEYSPESNTGKELLAHELTHVVQQNGSAVQPKSLHLARKENKLQTKAIPTTSAVSRLPIQLRENSQKPAEEDNQKNLEAVESQTDTKNGEQQNQATTKKDQATATPPDDGGNAATDPPPTKKVDVAVTQKQAEGNQQKQPESKDTKTNTEKADLPQQAKNQTALPGGDTALPGANAGKAIAALPGANTTNAAVGSKAIADDGKKAPTCPEDDPAFQAVASTTKEVAGQEKKHPPANSKAQEAQAAAQPPGNEVDSKAQANQVGEMQQAPTPGFDAAAFKAKLMERIADMAPKNLEEADNFKNNNKLDSVKGDLSGQVKEEQKSSQGQLEEKTKEKPDASGVEAKQVTPLPKNEPGTPPTSVDADKAAPKSKGQGEVEAPLQEDSKKLDQQMQEADVTEEQLANSNEPEFQGALAAKKDAQTHAVEAPPQYRQQEQGILATAQTTAEATAQQHLQAMHGIRNQNLGQVTEHQVGAKGKDEQARAKVAGDINKIYDSTKGKVEKTLSELDGQVIQAFDNGAAEAKKAFEDYVGKRMDKYKSDRYGGILGPAKWVWDKLFGMPSEVNAFYQDGRQLYINQMNGVINNVVDIISKGLTQAKAEIASGKLEIQNYVNQLPQDLKGVGQQAAADIDSKFEELQQSVDDKQDELIDTLAQKYKENLEAVDARIEEMKEANKGFIQKAFDFIVGVIKTIIELTKMLLEVLARVAGVIGQILKNPIGFLTNLIQALKQGFLNFMNNIGKHLQQGLIGWLTGTMAETGIQMPENLDIKGIFSLAMQLLGFTYEVIRAQAVKKLGEEKVGRLEQTVDVFQVLASEGVAGMWQFVQEKMGDLNALVIEPIKNFIIEKVITAGIEWVISLLIPGAGFIKAAKGIYQIVKFFIERAQQIADLINAILDAIAAIASGAIDQAIKGVENALAKSLPVVISFLASLLGLDGIAGKIQAIFRKLRKPMEKAVDWVIDKGAKAFKKVGNKVKNSKFGKKAGEVKDSAKEKYKAGKQWVEDKKEAGQNWVNDKKAAAEQWVNDKKEGVSNKFKNSKFGKKVGAVTESAKEKYKAGKQWVEDKKQAGKQWVEDKKEVGKQWVEGKKKSVKDKFDKFGNKVKDKFDFGKDKEKGKQGKPDQKNQQENSKDSKGKGEKQHQLLAQQAVSELEKTDGKTKDYQSIRAEKQAQAKQIEKLYTQKLEKGIKLTVRFEDAAKDEKDGDLDFKVVIAPNDTTIEGAVQNKAQPNDDLSEDEDHKNADGDAKEELVELEDLDLSEIKLGDGGLQNFFKKFVQQVENGKYSDVANNENLYLEWYSLAVLTRDRFKKLLEKYSEQPLAKKSSSNKSYSNNSYSTYSRPNNGKNNHLQMKRNGNTESYQKEYNTDNYDKFEEITYTRDGVGNINFSNVTRQKTWTNPVNVQTNVQLNKGLRNKQYGLTKSGMKIRLADGSRPQHFSIANRIMGYSDAGSPDKWTWHHKTTKYEMVLVDRQVHRKHGHNGGILLWK; encoded by the coding sequence ATGACAGAACGCGTAAGTCAGTCCAAAAAAACTACTACAGGTTCCTTTTCAATACCTGCACTCAAACAACCGACGCGCGGTTTCGGTTTAGACTCTCCTGGTGCTTCCTCCCAAACAACTTCATTGGTGCAACCCCTTAACAAACCTCTAGTCCACGACATTAGTCGAATATCACTGCGTTCACAAACCAAACTCACCGTTAACCAGCCAGGAGATGTTTACGAGCAGGAAGCTGATAGAGTAGCAGGGCAGGTAATGCAGACGATGAGCGAACCTGTAAGCAAACAATCTCTGCAACGGGAAGAATTGCCAGAGGAAGAAGAAGAATTACAGATGAAATCCTTGGCAGGTTCCAATATTTCCCTGCAACGGGAAGAATTGCCAGAGGAAGAGGAAGAATTACAGATGAAATCCTTGGCAGGTTCCAATATTTCCCTGCAACGGGAAGAATTGCCAGAGGAAGAGGAAGAATTACAGATGAAATCCTTGGCAGGTTCCAATATTTCCTTGCAACGGGAAGAATTGCCAGAGGAAGAGGAAGAATTACAGATGAAATCCCTGGCAGGTTCCAATATTTCCTTGCAACGGGAAGAATTGCCAGAGGAAGAGGAAGAATTACAGATGAAATCCCTGGCAGGTTCCAATATTTCCTTGCAACGGGAAGAATTGCCAGAGGAAGAAGAAGAATTACAAATGAAATCCTTGGCAGGTTCCAATATTTCCTTGCAACGGGAAGAATTGCCAGAGGAAGAGGAAGAATTACAAATGAAATCTCTGGCAGGTTCCAATATTTCCTTGCAACGGGAAGAATTGCCAGAGGAAGAGGAAGAATTACAGATGAAATCCCTGGCAGGTTCCAATATTTCCCTGCAACGGGAAGAATTGCCAGAGGAAGAGGAAGAATTACAGATGAAATCCCTGGCAGGTTCCAATATTTCCTTGCAACGGGAAGAATTGCCAGAGGAAGAGGAAGAATTACAGATGAAATCTTTGGCAGGTTCCAATATTTCCTTGCAACGGGAAGAATTGCCAGAGGAAGAGGAAGAATTACAAATGAAATCCCTGGCAGGTTCCAATATCTCCCTGCAACGGGAAGAATTGCCAGAGGAAGAGGAAGAATTACAAATGAAATCTCTTACTGCTTCACCTCAAACAGTAACTGGGATACAACCCTTAAACAAACCTCTCACCCACGACATTAGTCGAATGTCACTGCGTCTACAAACAAGACTCACAGTTAATCAGCCAGGAGACATTTACGAACAGGAAGCTGATAGAGTAGCAGGGCAGGTAATGCAGAGAATGAGCCAGCCGGGAACTCGCCAGTCTATTCAAAGGGAAGCTTTACCAGAGGAAGAAGACCAATTGCAAATGAAATCCCTGGCAGATTCCATTACTCCTGTAGTACAGCGTAAAGGTAGAGGGGGGACAGCAGCAACATCAGAGTTAGAAACTTCTATCCAACAAGCTCGTGGAAATGGGCAGCCGCTTGCAGATGATATCAAGCAACCAATGGAGCAAGCATTTGGGGCTGATTTCGGCACTGTCCGGGTTCATACTGATGCTCAATCTGATAGACTCAATCAATCTATACAAGCCCGTGCTTTTACCACAGGGCAGGATGTGTTTTTCCGTCAGGGTGAATACTCTCCTGAAAGTAATACAGGCAAGGAATTACTAGCCCATGAGTTGACGCACGTTGTCCAACAGAATGGTAGTGCAGTACAGCCTAAATCCCTTCATCTAGCACGAAAAGAAAACAAACTTCAGACAAAAGCTATACCGACAACCTCTGCGGTGTCTCGGCTACCCATTCAACTGCGGGAGAATTCCCAAAAACCAGCCGAGGAAGATAACCAAAAAAATTTAGAAGCTGTAGAATCCCAAACTGATACAAAAAACGGCGAACAACAAAATCAGGCTACGACAAAAAAAGATCAAGCTACTGCCACACCTCCAGATGATGGAGGCAATGCGGCAACAGATCCACCCCCAACAAAAAAGGTTGATGTAGCAGTAACTCAGAAACAGGCTGAGGGAAATCAACAAAAACAGCCTGAGTCAAAAGATACTAAAACTAATACAGAAAAAGCAGATTTACCACAGCAAGCTAAAAACCAAACGGCATTACCAGGAGGAGACACAGCATTACCAGGAGCAAATGCAGGTAAAGCGATCGCAGCATTACCAGGAGCAAATACAACTAATGCAGCAGTTGGTAGTAAAGCGATCGCTGATGATGGTAAAAAAGCTCCCACTTGCCCTGAAGATGACCCAGCATTTCAAGCGGTAGCCAGTACAACAAAAGAGGTTGCTGGACAAGAGAAAAAACACCCACCTGCCAATAGCAAAGCCCAAGAAGCCCAAGCAGCAGCACAACCCCCAGGTAATGAAGTAGACAGCAAAGCGCAGGCTAATCAAGTTGGTGAGATGCAACAAGCCCCAACACCAGGATTTGACGCTGCCGCCTTCAAAGCCAAATTGATGGAGCGCATTGCTGATATGGCTCCCAAGAACTTGGAAGAGGCGGACAACTTTAAAAATAACAACAAACTTGACTCTGTGAAAGGCGATTTGAGTGGCCAAGTCAAAGAAGAACAGAAAAGTTCTCAGGGTCAGTTAGAAGAAAAAACTAAAGAAAAACCTGATGCCAGTGGTGTTGAGGCTAAACAAGTAACACCACTGCCAAAAAATGAGCCAGGGACACCGCCAACAAGCGTTGATGCAGATAAAGCCGCACCCAAATCTAAGGGACAAGGTGAAGTTGAAGCACCACTGCAAGAAGACAGTAAAAAACTTGACCAGCAGATGCAAGAGGCGGATGTTACCGAAGAGCAATTGGCAAACTCCAATGAACCGGAGTTTCAAGGGGCACTCGCAGCCAAAAAAGATGCTCAAACCCACGCTGTGGAAGCGCCGCCACAATATCGCCAGCAAGAGCAAGGGATACTCGCAACTGCTCAAACTACGGCCGAAGCCACAGCCCAACAGCATCTGCAAGCAATGCACGGTATCCGTAACCAAAACCTGGGTCAGGTAACAGAACACCAAGTGGGAGCCAAGGGCAAGGATGAGCAAGCACGGGCAAAAGTTGCTGGTGATATTAATAAAATTTATGACAGTACCAAAGGCAAAGTTGAGAAAACCCTCAGTGAACTAGACGGACAAGTCATACAAGCCTTTGATAATGGTGCTGCGGAAGCCAAGAAAGCCTTCGAGGATTACGTTGGCAAGCGGATGGACAAATATAAGAGCGATCGCTATGGCGGCATTTTAGGCCCAGCAAAATGGGTGTGGGACAAATTGTTTGGTATGCCCTCAGAGGTGAACGCTTTCTATCAAGATGGTCGTCAGCTTTACATCAATCAGATGAATGGTGTAATTAATAATGTCGTGGACATTATTAGTAAAGGACTGACCCAAGCCAAAGCAGAAATTGCCAGTGGGAAGTTGGAGATTCAGAATTATGTTAACCAACTGCCGCAAGACTTAAAAGGAGTTGGTCAACAAGCCGCCGCAGACATTGACAGCAAATTTGAAGAATTGCAACAAAGTGTTGACGATAAGCAAGATGAGCTAATTGACACCCTAGCGCAGAAGTATAAAGAGAACTTAGAAGCTGTTGATGCCCGCATTGAAGAGATGAAGGAGGCAAATAAAGGTTTTATTCAAAAAGCTTTCGACTTCATCGTGGGAGTCATCAAGACGATCATCGAACTGACCAAAATGCTTTTGGAAGTGCTAGCGCGAGTTGCTGGGGTAATTGGGCAAATCCTCAAAAACCCGATTGGTTTCTTGACTAATTTGATTCAGGCGCTGAAGCAAGGCTTCCTCAACTTCATGAATAATATCGGGAAGCACCTCCAGCAAGGATTAATTGGCTGGCTGACAGGCACAATGGCAGAAACTGGTATTCAAATGCCAGAAAACTTAGACATCAAAGGGATCTTTAGCCTAGCAATGCAGCTTTTGGGCTTCACCTATGAAGTAATTCGCGCCCAAGCCGTGAAAAAATTGGGTGAAGAAAAGGTCGGCCGCTTGGAACAAACTGTTGATGTATTTCAAGTCTTAGCCAGTGAGGGAGTGGCTGGGATGTGGCAGTTTGTCCAAGAGAAGATGGGCGATCTCAATGCCTTGGTGATTGAACCCATCAAGAACTTTATCATTGAAAAGGTGATTACAGCCGGGATTGAGTGGGTTATCAGCTTGTTAATACCGGGTGCAGGCTTCATTAAAGCTGCTAAGGGGATTTATCAGATTGTCAAATTCTTTATTGAACGCGCCCAGCAGATTGCCGATTTAATTAATGCGATACTGGATGCGATTGCTGCGATCGCTAGTGGTGCGATCGATCAAGCAATCAAAGGTGTTGAAAATGCCCTAGCGAAATCTTTACCAGTCGTCATCAGTTTCCTAGCAAGTCTTTTGGGCTTAGATGGAATTGCCGGCAAGATTCAGGCAATATTCCGCAAACTGCGGAAACCGATGGAAAAAGCAGTTGATTGGGTAATTGATAAAGGTGCGAAGGCGTTTAAGAAAGTTGGTAACAAGGTTAAGAATAGCAAGTTTGGTAAGAAGGCTGGAGAAGTGAAAGATTCGGCGAAGGAGAAATATAAAGCCGGTAAGCAGTGGGTTGAAGATAAAAAAGAAGCTGGTCAGAATTGGGTTAATGATAAGAAAGCAGCAGCCGAACAGTGGGTTAATGACAAGAAAGAGGGTGTTAGTAACAAGTTTAAAAATAGCAAGTTCGGCAAGAAGGTAGGAGCGGTTACAGAATCAGCGAAGGAGAAATATAAAGCTGGTAAACAGTGGGTTGAGGATAAGAAGCAAGCTGGTAAGCAGTGGGTTGAGGATAAAAAAGAAGTTGGTAAGCAATGGGTTGAAGGCAAGAAAAAATCCGTCAAGGATAAGTTTGACAAGTTTGGGAATAAAGTTAAAGATAAGTTTGACTTTGGCAAAGATAAAGAAAAAGGAAAGCAAGGTAAGCCTGACCAAAAGAATCAACAAGAGAATAGTAAGGACAGTAAGGGAAAAGGCGAAAAGCAGCACCAGTTGCTAGCCCAACAAGCAGTGTCAGAACTCGAAAAAACAGATGGTAAAACGAAGGACTATCAGAGCATAAGAGCAGAAAAACAAGCACAGGCAAAACAGATTGAGAAGTTATACACACAAAAGCTAGAGAAGGGCATTAAGCTCACTGTTCGTTTTGAGGATGCTGCAAAGGATGAGAAGGATGGAGACCTAGATTTTAAGGTTGTAATTGCGCCGAATGATACAACAATAGAAGGTGCAGTCCAAAATAAAGCCCAACCTAACGATGACTTGAGCGAGGATGAAGACCATAAGAATGCAGATGGAGATGCTAAAGAAGAACTAGTAGAACTTGAAGATTTAGATTTATCTGAAATTAAACTAGGAGATGGGGGACTACAAAACTTCTTCAAAAAGTTTGTACAACAAGTAGAGAATGGCAAGTATAGCGACGTAGCAAACAACGAAAATTTATATTTGGAATGGTATTCCTTAGCTGTTTTGACTCGTGATAGGTTTAAAAAGCTTTTGGAAAAATACTCAGAGCAACCTCTCGCTAAGAAATCGTCGTCAAACAAATCTTATAGCAACAATAGCTACAGCACCTATTCACGCCCTAACAACGGCAAAAATAACCATCTACAGATGAAACGTAATGGCAACACAGAAAGTTATCAAAAAGAATACAATACTGACAACTATGATAAGTTTGAAGAGATAACATATACAAGAGATGGTGTAGGGAACATAAATTTTTCCAATGTAACTCGGCAAAAAACTTGGACAAATCCTGTAAACGTCCAAACCAATGTTCAACTTAACAAAGGATTACGAAATAAACAATACGGACTCACAAAAAGCGGGATGAAGATACGTCTTGCTGATGGTAGTCGGCCTCAACATTTCTCGATAGCCAATCGGATAATGGGATATTCGGATGCTGGAAGTCCTGATAAGTGGACGTGGCATCATAAGACTACAAAATATGAAATGGTTCTGGTAGATCGTCAAGTACACCGGAAGCATGGACACAATGGAGGAATTTTATTATGGAAATAA
- a CDS encoding DUF2262 domain-containing protein: MVTINEFQYDSEFNWYEGNSEINGIQTKIYVSDKEVKEVEVLNNRVNEAIDWVKNDFELIKKYCADNLLELKNESWADTEEEKVSEDEFKDLLLLESLKIESDGRLELIFQDGDLFWGHLIVVRSDADYKLNYADIEG, from the coding sequence ATGGTAACTATCAATGAATTTCAATATGATTCTGAATTTAATTGGTACGAAGGAAACAGCGAAATAAATGGAATTCAGACTAAAATTTATGTATCAGATAAAGAGGTTAAAGAAGTTGAAGTATTAAATAATCGGGTTAATGAAGCAATAGATTGGGTCAAAAATGATTTTGAATTAATCAAAAAGTACTGTGCTGATAATTTGCTGGAATTAAAAAATGAAAGTTGGGCAGACACTGAAGAGGAAAAAGTAAGTGAAGATGAATTCAAAGATTTATTGCTACTAGAATCCCTAAAAATTGAATCTGACGGAAGATTAGAATTAATATTTCAAGATGGTGACTTATTTTGGGGACATTTAATAGTTGTAAGAAGTGATGCAGACTATAAACTCAATTATGCTGATATTGAAGGATAA
- a CDS encoding glycosyltransferase, giving the protein MSIRIGYVLKRYPRYSETFVVNEILAHEAAGLDIEIFALRPLCDTHFQNIISQVRAPVSYIRRPIQGRVSESLNSLAPTAASYFWAELQEASKVIPDFWPKLAFAQGEQASTVYQAAWLAREARIKGITHLHAHFGTVATSVARLASHFTGIPYTFTAHAKDIFHETVEFEDMQRKLQDAASVVTVSDYNLKYLHNTYNLATKQVQRIYNGLDLRQLQYSSPAERPPLIISVGRLIEKKGLSILIDACAILKQRNYQFQCQIVGTGSLELTLRQQIIDLELQSIVEIVGPRPQNEVFQLVQKSAVFAAPYVIGKDGNRDGLPTVLLEAMALGTPCVSTDVTGIPELVRDGETGLIVPQHDAEQLAIALGQFITNSALRVKLSTQARQLIESEFDIHRNTAILRKLFLTHTASGTRKVGAKT; this is encoded by the coding sequence ATGTCAATCCGTATTGGTTATGTTCTCAAACGTTATCCCCGATATTCTGAAACCTTTGTCGTCAATGAAATTTTGGCTCATGAAGCGGCTGGCTTAGATATAGAAATTTTCGCCTTACGACCACTATGTGATACTCACTTTCAAAATATTATTTCCCAAGTGCGTGCGCCTGTAAGTTATATTCGGAGGCCAATTCAAGGGCGAGTTAGTGAATCACTCAATAGTCTCGCACCTACAGCCGCTAGCTATTTTTGGGCAGAGTTACAAGAAGCGAGTAAGGTTATCCCTGACTTTTGGCCAAAACTAGCCTTTGCTCAAGGTGAACAAGCTAGCACTGTCTACCAAGCCGCATGGTTAGCACGAGAAGCTCGAATCAAAGGCATTACTCATTTACACGCTCATTTTGGGACTGTGGCTACTAGTGTCGCTCGGCTAGCATCTCACTTTACAGGCATTCCCTATACTTTTACGGCTCATGCTAAAGACATATTTCATGAAACCGTGGAATTTGAAGATATGCAACGTAAGCTACAGGATGCGGCTAGTGTCGTAACTGTTAGTGACTATAATCTTAAATATCTGCACAATACATATAACTTAGCCACAAAGCAAGTTCAGCGCATTTACAACGGTTTAGATTTACGACAATTACAATATTCCTCTCCGGCTGAACGTCCGCCATTAATTATCTCAGTTGGTCGGTTAATTGAGAAGAAAGGGCTATCTATTTTGATTGATGCTTGTGCCATTCTCAAGCAGAGAAATTATCAGTTTCAGTGTCAAATTGTCGGTACAGGTTCTTTAGAATTGACCTTGCGTCAGCAAATTATAGATTTAGAATTGCAATCTATTGTGGAAATTGTCGGCCCGCGTCCGCAAAATGAGGTGTTTCAATTAGTACAAAAATCTGCTGTGTTTGCCGCACCTTATGTCATTGGCAAAGATGGTAATCGGGATGGACTACCTACAGTTTTACTCGAAGCTATGGCTTTGGGAACTCCCTGTGTAAGTACTGATGTGACGGGTATTCCTGAATTGGTGCGTGATGGGGAGACTGGGTTGATTGTGCCACAACATGATGCCGAGCAATTAGCGATCGCACTTGGGCAATTTATCACAAATTCTGCTTTGCGGGTTAAGTTGTCAACCCAGGCTAGGCAATTAATTGAGTCTGAGTTTGATATTCATCGCAATACTGCAATTTTACGGAAATTATTTCTCACGCATACCGCAAGCGGAACTCGCAAAGTAGGCGCAAAAACGTAA
- a CDS encoding glycosyltransferase family protein: MKQKFLQARYPNAEIEVWSMDEHRLGHNRKWRIALYSHDTMGLGHKRRNLLIAQTLGCSPLKTDVLMISGIRDASNVPTPPGVDCLTLPALRKSIDGQYHAKRLDLSLQEIITLRSQVILTTIKTFKPDIFIVDNVPRGAVRELDPTLDYLRTQGKTHCILGLRDILDEPASVRRDWKRAANEEAIQAYYDQVWVYGDRNIYDLAKEYHFQPKTVAKFRYTGYLDQRSRLKHLDLDSVQAFKSLNLPCERLVLCLVGGGQDGAQLAETFAYAELPPEMNGIILTGPFMPREVRHKLQNYAAQRDNLRVLEYLAEPTLLLNQAERVIAMGGYNTTCELLSFAKRSLILPRIKPRQEQSIRAKRLQALGLIDVLQPHQLTPAALSNWLTLKVESPQVRNFVDLKGLTRIPQFVNEIFISAICH; the protein is encoded by the coding sequence TTGAAGCAGAAATTTCTTCAAGCTCGATATCCAAACGCTGAAATTGAGGTTTGGAGCATGGACGAACATCGTCTTGGACATAATCGGAAGTGGCGTATTGCTTTATATTCCCACGACACAATGGGGCTAGGACATAAACGCCGTAATTTGTTGATTGCTCAAACTTTAGGATGTTCACCCCTAAAAACGGATGTTTTAATGATTAGTGGCATTCGAGATGCCAGCAATGTACCAACACCTCCAGGGGTAGACTGTTTGACGCTCCCGGCTTTGCGTAAAAGTATTGATGGGCAATATCACGCCAAAAGATTGGATCTATCATTGCAGGAAATTATTACACTGCGATCGCAAGTTATTCTCACCACCATCAAAACATTTAAACCGGATATTTTTATTGTGGATAATGTACCGCGAGGAGCAGTCAGAGAGCTAGATCCAACTCTAGATTACTTGCGTACTCAAGGAAAAACACACTGCATTTTAGGTTTACGGGATATCTTAGATGAACCCGCTTCTGTGCGTCGAGATTGGAAGCGAGCAGCTAATGAAGAGGCGATTCAAGCTTACTATGATCAGGTTTGGGTGTATGGCGATCGCAACATCTATGACCTAGCAAAAGAGTATCATTTCCAGCCAAAAACTGTTGCCAAATTCCGCTACACTGGCTATCTTGACCAACGCAGCCGCCTTAAACATCTGGATTTAGACAGCGTTCAAGCATTTAAATCGCTCAATTTGCCATGTGAACGATTGGTATTGTGCTTAGTGGGAGGCGGACAAGACGGAGCGCAGTTAGCAGAAACATTTGCTTATGCTGAACTACCACCAGAGATGAACGGTATCATCTTAACAGGCCCGTTTATGCCGCGAGAAGTAAGGCATAAACTCCAGAATTATGCAGCGCAACGTGACAATTTGCGCGTGTTGGAATATTTAGCCGAGCCAACGCTGTTACTAAATCAAGCCGAACGTGTGATTGCAATGGGTGGTTACAATACAACTTGTGAATTGTTGTCATTTGCAAAGCGATCGCTAATTTTACCCCGCATCAAACCCCGACAAGAACAATCAATCCGTGCTAAACGATTACAAGCACTTGGCTTAATTGATGTATTACAACCACATCAACTGACACCTGCGGCATTAAGCAACTGGCTAACGCTTAAGGTAGAGTCACCACAAGTCCGTAATTTTGTCGATCTCAAAGGACTTACCCGCATTCCCCAATTCGTTAATGAAATCTTCATATCAGCTATTTGTCATTAG
- a CDS encoding winged helix-turn-helix domain-containing protein: MADLLSELTGKGITRHRRWEYLQQMTYRLRVPRPEHGMSDSFEQKNWKKTEFEAEISSSSISKR; this comes from the coding sequence ATGGCAGATTTGTTAAGTGAGCTGACAGGAAAAGGTATAACTCGGCACAGAAGATGGGAGTATCTACAACAAATGACATATAGGTTGCGTGTTCCTCGACCAGAACATGGGATGAGCGATAGCTTTGAGCAAAAAAATTGGAAAAAAACTGAATTTGAAGCAGAAATTTCTTCAAGCTCGATATCCAAACGCTGA
- a CDS encoding XisI protein, whose translation MDTLESYRHIIQSLLTAYAAIPIANGQIDCYTVFDTKQDHYMVMNVGWDGHRRVYGCVLHLDIKQGKISIEQNMTEMRVAQELVERGVPKDDIVLGFQSPEMREYTGYGVF comes from the coding sequence ATGGATACCCTAGAATCTTATCGCCATATCATTCAGTCGTTGTTGACGGCTTATGCTGCTATCCCAATAGCCAATGGTCAGATTGATTGTTACACTGTTTTTGATACAAAACAAGACCATTACATGGTTATGAATGTAGGATGGGATGGTCATCGGCGAGTCTATGGTTGTGTTTTACATTTGGATATTAAACAGGGAAAAATTTCGATTGAGCAGAATATGACGGAAATGAGAGTGGCTCAAGAACTTGTAGAGCGAGGAGTTCCAAAAGATGATATTGTTCTAGGATTTCAATCTCCTGAAATGCGGGAATATACGGGCTATGGAGTTTTTTAA